In a genomic window of Physeter macrocephalus isolate SW-GA chromosome 14, ASM283717v5, whole genome shotgun sequence:
- the APCDD1L gene encoding protein APCDD1-like, with protein MTSTVLIQLALLLSPRGSVFAKAKVNGGSPGALGWRPGLDEAVPGFTRGRPTARAKAQEGPLVETPENSPATSSLRPPSPALAPLLASRLSLTPPHASRASATVSRRRPAPTRGDGRHPGLAPRRGHEGSGHERRVQVWRLQGQSSSRAWAPAHAAEAAGMAEGSRLHWGPHCQQLLPNRAPVTALLPPRLDGPWISTGCEVRPGPEFLTRSYTFYANRLFRAYQFYYRDPSCREPAHSLLIKGKVRLRRASWVTRGATEADYHLHKVGVVFHSRRALLDVAGRLDQSRTGRACARRLPAARTWLPGALYELLGAGAERDCAAALGFTMHELSLVRVQRRLQPEPRDSPRLVEELYLGDIHTDRAEQLHYRPTGYQRPLQSALHHARPCPACSLIARSDEHHPPVLPHQAALPLRLAGRWVSPGCEVRPAVLFLTRFFTFHGHSRSWEGYYHHFSDPTCRQPTFTVYAAGRYTKGTPSAKVRGGTELVFQVTRARVTPMDRVTTAMLNFSEPSSCGGPGAWYLGAERDVTATNGCAPLGIRLPHEEYELFKMEEDPLGQSLLFIGQRPTDGSSPDTPEKRPTSYQAPLVLCDRGAWGFSRPLLQTPASGGGLGPPAAPLPFPLLVLGLAFLQRL; from the exons ATGACATCCACTGTGCTCATCCAGCTAGCACTGCTGCTGTCCCCTCG GGGCTCCGTCTTCGCCAAAGCCAAGGTGAACGGAGGGAGCCCGGGGGCCCTCGGCTGGAGGCCGGGTCTGGACGAGGCGGTGCCGGGTTTCACCCGGGGCCGCCCAACCGCCCGGGCCAAAGCTCAAGAGGGCCCCCTTGTGGAAACTCCCGAGAACAGCCCCGCAA CCTCCTCCCTGAGGCCTCCGAGCCCCGCCCTGGCCCCGCTGCTGGCCTCACGCCTCAGCCTGACCCCACCGCACGCATCCCGAGCGAGTGCCACGGTGAGCCGGCGCCGGCCAGCTCCCACACGTGGGGATGGACGACACCCGGGCCTGGCGCCACGGAGGGGCCACGAAGGGAGTGGCCACGAGCGGCGGGTGCAGGTCTGGCGGCTCCAGGGGCAGAGCTCAAGCAGAGCCTGGGCtcctg CCCACGCTGCGGAGGCAGCCGGGATGGCAGAGGGCAGCCGCCTGCACTGGGGACCACACTGCCAGCAGCTCCTGCCCAACAGGGCGCCCGTCACCGCTCTGCTGCCCCCACGCCTGGACGGGCCCTGGATCTCCACTGG CTGCGAGGTGCGCCCGGGACCCGAGTTCCTCACCCGCTCCTACACCTTCTATGCCAACCGCCTCTTCCGCGCCTACCAGTTCTACTACAGGGACCCCTCGTGCCGGGAGCCCGCCCACTCACTGCTCATCAAGGGCAAGGTGCGCCTGCGCCGGGCCTCCTGGGTCACCCGGGGCGCCACCGAGGCCGACTACCACCTGCACAAGGTGGGCGTCGTCTTCCACAGCCGCCGCGCCCTGCTCGACGTGGCCGGGCGCCTGGACCAGAGCCGGACCGGCCGGGCCTGCGCGCGCCGCCTGCCCGCCGCCCGGACCTGGCTGCCGGGGGCCCTGTACGAGCTGCTGGGCGCCGGGGCTGAGCGGGACTGCGCGGCCGCCCTGGGCTTCACCATGCACGAGCTCAGCCTGGTCCGCGTGCAGCGCCGCCTGCAGCCCGAGCCCCGGGACTCGCCCCGGCTGGTGGAGGAGCTCTACCTGGGGGACATCCACACCGACCGGGCCGAGCAGCTGCACTACCGGCCCACCGGCTACCAGCGCCCGCTGCAGAGCGCCCTG CACCACGCCCGCCCCTGCCCGGCCTGCAGCCTCATCGCCCGCTCCGACGAGCACCACCCGCCCGTGCTGCCCCACCAGGCGGCCCTGCCCCTGCGCCTGGCCGGCCGCTGGGTCAGCCCCGGGTGCGAGGTGCGCCCCGCCGTGCTCTTCCTCACCAGGTTCTTCACCTtccacgggcacagccgctcctgGGAAGGGTATTACCACCACTTCTCGGACCCCACCTGCCGGCAGCCCACCTTCACCGTTTACGCAGCCGGCCGCTACACCAAGGGCACGCCGTCTGCCAAGGTTCGTGGCGGCACCGAGCTGGTGTTCCAGGTCACGCGAGCCCGCGTCACCCCCATGGACCGGGTCACCACGGCCATGCTCAACTTCTCCGAGCCGAGCAGCTGTGGCGGCCCGGGGGCCTGGTACCTGGGAGCCGAGCGGGATGTCACGGCCACCAACGGGTGTGCGCCGCTGGGCATCAGGCTCCCCCACGAGGAGTACGAGctcttcaagatggaggaggaccCCCTCGGGCAAAGCCTGCTCTTCATCGGACAGAGGCCCACCGACGGCTCCAGTCCCGACACCCCGGAGAAGAGGCCCACATCCTACCAGGCACCCCTGGTGCTCTGTGACAGGGGGGCCTGGGGCTTCTCCAGGCCTCTGCTGCAGACGCCCGCCAGCGGTGGGGGGCTGGGTCCCCCAGcggcccctctccccttcccgcTCCTGGTTCTCGGGCTGGCCTTCCTCCAGCGGCTATGA